The following coding sequences are from one Ochotona princeps isolate mOchPri1 chromosome 8, mOchPri1.hap1, whole genome shotgun sequence window:
- the CGREF1 gene encoding cell growth regulator with EF hand domain protein 1 — protein sequence MALLPMGVFLWLMLLPPLGHTAPKDGATRPDPEVQPLPNPFHPDQEQLRLLRSYLRGLERMEEEPEHMSREQVLLYLFALHDYDQSGQLDGLELLSMLTAALAPQAADSPNTNPVILVVDKVLETQDLDGDGLMTPAELINFPREAPSYTEPSEPLAPAPQEPLLAKGPSRQETQGAVGPQEAAAGQAEGEREPLEPVLEARVVARSEGEAPSPPAGEARDQVEARNDGEDAKEAPRETLAATGTPNVLEAHSIQLENDEM from the exons ATGGCCCTGCTGCCAATGGGAGTGTTCCTATGGCTGATGCTGCTGCCGCCACTGGGTCACACTGCTCCCAAGGATGGAGCCACTAG GCCAGACCCAGAAGTACAGCCCTTGCCCAACCCCTTCCATCCTGACCAGGAGCAGCTACG ACTGCTGCGGAGCTACCTGAGGGGACTGGAGAGGATGGAGGAGGAGCCGGAGCACATGAGCCGGGAGCAGG TTCTCCTCTACCTCTTTGCCCTTCACGACTACGACCAGAGTGGCCAGCTGGATGGCCTGGAGCTCTTGTCCATGCTGACGGCGGCTCTGGCCCCTCAAGCTGCTGACTCACCCAACACCAACCCG GTGATCCTCGTTGTGGACAAGGTGCTCGAGACCCAGGACCTGGATGGAGATGGGCTCATGACCCCCGCAGAGCTCATCAACTTCCCACGGGAGGCCCCCAGCTACACGGAGCCCAGCgagcccctggctccagctccccagGAACCACTGCTAGCTAAGGGCCCCTCGAGACAAGAAACACAGGGAGCTGTAGGTCCCCAAGAAGCAGCCGCAGGCCAAGCAGAAGGCGAAAGGGAGCCTTTGGAGCCAGTGCTGGAGGCCAGGGTTGTGGCAAGGTCTGAAGGAGAGGCCCCGAGTCCTCCCGCAGGGGAAGCCAGAGACCAGGTGGAGGCCAGGAACGATGGAGAGGACGCCAAAGAGGCCCCCAGGGAGACCCTGGCAGCTACAGGCACCCCAAATGTGCTTGAAGCACACAGCATTCAATTGGAGAATGATGAGATGTAA